The following nucleotide sequence is from Trifolium pratense cultivar HEN17-A07 linkage group LG2, ARS_RC_1.1, whole genome shotgun sequence.
GTGTGGAAAATGAAAGATATGCACTtacttttatataatttaagtGTTACCTAAACCAATCTTCTTcgagccactaggtttggtctagtggtgagagatttgagtagtatgtaaTAGGTTTGCGTTCGATTCTcaagctcattgtaaacaaaaaaaaaaaaaaacaatcttcttcttcttctctcattATTTGTACGAGTTTGATTTTTCTCTCCTCTTGTGAGAGTTTTGTCACCAAGAACATAAGAAAAGTTTATATCCAACGAAAGAAATAACAAAAGTTTTCTATTTGATGTGGAAAAAGTTTGAATCCGAATATCCTCACGTGCATTGAGAATATTTTCCATTATGTGTAAATTTCAATCAtttatccatatttttttaatcattgagAATAACAAATTTatggttaaatatttttatcaaactatCATTATCATTTCGACACAACTACAAATTTTGTCATCTATATCGTAAAAATATCTACTATAAAATCATCCGCTATCAGTTAACTTTTCGATTACTTGTTTCAAGCTCATCCCCCGTCATTGATTATTCATTCTTCTCTACTTATATCATCAAAACAACACCTTCAAACACTACCCTAAAAAACACCTTAATTAggtaaaataaactaaaattgatattttgttgGGCCTTAAACAGTATTTGACTCATAGTGGACATCAGTGTTAAGGCCCGTCAATTTTAACAATCTGAGGCCCAAAAGCCCAACAAGTGTTGAACGGATAGAAACAGATAAGAACACTGTTTTCTGTAAGCACTTCCTTTAGCTTCATCTTCTTCCCCACGTTTTCGTTCTGTGCTGAATTTCCATGACTCATATCCACTGAactcaaaaccctaatttccCTCTTCTTCAATGGCTTCTCAAGTTTTTCTTCAGGTTTTTCATCTCTTACTCATTCAATATATATCATGCAATTGAATTTTAATAACCGACCGTTACATTTTCAATTACGCTACTTAATTCAGAATTTGAATTTACCAGGCTCTGTTTACTCCTAATCAATCTCTTCCAAACAAGCTATGtttctcttctccttcttcaACCGCTTCCACATTCGGTTCTCGTAACTTACCGTTGATTTCAACCTCAATTTCACGGCGTTGCAGTCCTCTCATTGCTAAACCTAATTTCATTGTCAGAGCTGATTCCAATCTTGACGCTACTTCGGCTTCGGATGAAGTTCCGGAAACTGATGATGAACAGGCTTTGGAATCTGATACTGAAATTGAGCAAGTGAAGCCACCTAGACAAACTAGGGTCAAGCTTGGTGATGTTATGGGGGTGAATAATTTCTTCCATATCTCAATTTAGTACTAgtttaattaatgaattttgcttttatcaaagttcaattcaatttttaaggTTACTTGGAAGTTggaaaagttgaattttttttatgctttaaTTAGGTTTTCACATTTTGAATTATTACTAaatgtgtttggaaaatgtgtggTGTTGTTTGTGTAGATATTGCATAAGAGGGCAATTGCGGCTTCGGATGAAGTGAGGGCCACTCCAGATTTAAGGACTGGTGATATTATTGAAATCAGATTGGTATTGTGATTTGTTTTctaaaattagtattttttggAATAGTATTAAGCTGAGAGATGAATTTTATGGTGATGTATTTTTGTGCTACTTGCAGGAAGTTCCTGAGAACAAGCGTAGGTTATCCGTTTATAAAGGTATTGTCATCTCGAAACAAAATGCTGGTATTCACACGACTATTCGCGTTCGAAGAATTATTGCTGGCACAGGGGTTGAGATAATCTTCCCAATGTAAGTAGCCCCACTCTTGCCTTTCTCTCAGGATAATCTAATAGAGATTAGTACTGTCGTTTGCACTGGTGAAGGTTTCTTTTAGATGTCTTGTTGAGTATCACATTGTATCCAATTGTTGTGACTATATAAGaggttgaaacttgaaactGTAAGGTGGGA
It contains:
- the LOC123908462 gene encoding 50S ribosomal protein L19, chloroplastic, which produces MASQVFLQALFTPNQSLPNKLCFSSPSSTASTFGSRNLPLISTSISRRCSPLIAKPNFIVRADSNLDATSASDEVPETDDEQALESDTEIEQVKPPRQTRVKLGDVMGILHKRAIAASDEVRATPDLRTGDIIEIRLEVPENKRRLSVYKGIVISKQNAGIHTTIRVRRIIAGTGVEIIFPIYSPNIKEIKVVKHRKVRQARLYYLKDKLPRFSTFK